One window of Sphingomonas sp. KC8 genomic DNA carries:
- a CDS encoding nuclear transport factor 2 family protein, giving the protein MSDMEARLRDLLDREEIRQLITTYCQASDRHDHEKLRTLYHEDAIDDHGAMFCGPAMEFIDKLPEIQAPMEILHHNVTTINLAIDGDYAEGEVYLLALHRAKMPEGRIDVLVGGRYFDKYARRDGKWKFLHRAIVADWANIHSPSIIDLEHPFLEGAKIGKPGPSDPSYGFFKLIKRGA; this is encoded by the coding sequence ATGAGCGACATGGAAGCGCGGCTGCGGGATTTGCTGGATCGCGAGGAAATCCGCCAACTCATCACCACTTACTGTCAGGCGTCCGATCGTCACGATCATGAAAAGCTGCGCACGCTATATCATGAGGATGCGATCGACGATCATGGCGCGATGTTCTGCGGGCCGGCGATGGAGTTCATCGACAAGCTGCCCGAAATTCAGGCGCCGATGGAAATCCTCCATCACAATGTGACGACGATCAACCTGGCGATCGACGGGGACTATGCGGAAGGTGAGGTCTATCTGCTCGCGCTCCACCGCGCGAAGATGCCCGAAGGGCGGATCGATGTGCTCGTCGGCGGGCGTTATTTCGACAAATATGCCAGGCGTGATGGCAAGTGGAAGTTCCTCCACCGCGCGATCGTGGCCGATTGGGCGAACATCCACTCGCCGTCGATCATCGATCTGGAACATCCGTTCCTGGAAGGCGCCAAGATCGGCAAGCCCGGCCCGTCCGATCCATCCTATGGCTTCTTCAAGTTGATCAAGCGCGGCGCCTGA
- a CDS encoding glutathione S-transferase C-terminal domain-containing protein: MFEVLGMSSPNVLKLVLMLEECGFDYRLRHVDVFAGQQFDPAFLAISPNNKVPVLIDHRGAAPFAVFESAAALLYLAEASGRMIPADVQQRSRAMSWLMLQTASIGPMFGQYTHFCRYAPEADRAYGVRRYESEVARLFGVLDKRLAESANVAGDEYGLADVATWPWIRTADTIFPLLQDKSAWQRFPALRRWFDAGQGRPATQRAVAALDGLLSDDIAAFGRADGDAIDRFCGRGRHDHAANITAATTA; the protein is encoded by the coding sequence ATGTTCGAAGTCCTCGGCATGAGCAGCCCGAACGTGCTCAAACTCGTCCTGATGCTGGAAGAGTGCGGGTTTGATTACCGGCTGCGCCATGTGGATGTGTTCGCCGGCCAGCAGTTCGATCCAGCCTTTTTGGCGATCAGCCCCAACAACAAGGTTCCGGTGCTGATCGATCATCGTGGGGCGGCGCCGTTTGCCGTGTTCGAAAGCGCGGCCGCCTTGCTCTATCTGGCGGAAGCGTCAGGCCGGATGATCCCGGCGGATGTTCAGCAACGGTCGCGCGCCATGTCGTGGCTGATGCTGCAAACGGCATCGATCGGCCCCATGTTCGGCCAGTATACGCACTTTTGCCGCTATGCCCCCGAAGCCGATCGGGCATATGGCGTGCGCCGGTACGAAAGCGAAGTCGCGCGGCTATTCGGTGTACTCGACAAGCGGCTGGCGGAAAGCGCCAATGTCGCCGGCGACGAATATGGCCTGGCGGATGTGGCGACCTGGCCGTGGATCCGGACGGCCGATACCATCTTTCCGCTGTTGCAGGACAAATCCGCCTGGCAGCGCTTTCCGGCGCTGCGCCGTTGGTTTGATGCGGGGCAGGGGCGCCCGGCCACCCAGCGCGCGGTGGCCGCACTCGATGGCCTTTTATCGGACGATATCGCCGCCTTCGGCCGGGCCGATGGCGACGCGATCGATCGTTTCTGCGGACGCGGTCGCCATGACCACGCCGCCAATATCACTGCCGCAACGACGGCCTGA
- a CDS encoding TonB-dependent receptor has product MHITRFNRGASVLALTMMLGSAPAFAQEAATPSSGLEDIVVTAQKRAENVQQVPIAISAVNADFLKARDISSIDQLGSIAPNMKIERAPSNKTITQIAIRGSVTINPSITWEPAVGLYVDGVYIAKAQGSIFDIADLERVEVLRGPQGTLYGRNTLAGAVNLVTKKPSGELGGSAEITYGNFDYWKAKAVLDLPQMGIFSAKLSGQIQKRDGFTRIDPVTGFTPPQIKDTNDLDNQSFMVQLRAAPTENLTLDYAYDYTNYNQRPDYAQLYQVNRNGGPGDIFDPNAAALPGVPGSGYSGIPLYLFANKDRQSTGSIDGDVYEKTRTQGHALTATLDLGSATLKSISAYRKLKFNDNLDLDGSPLDIALTQRNTKYRSFSQEFQISGATLDDRLKYVAGVYYFKDKAETDNPQSFFFHTANYDSFYGSHTEAYAAYAQVDFSVTDKLVLTGGLRYNHEKKDIKRFLALNGGTPFIDVDYGEVPDAKYNNLSPAATIRYEITDRVNVYARYAKGFKSGGYNGETNEVAAPTAACPSGATEVCFPYKPEKVDSYEIGFKSRMLDNKLQLNVAAFWDEHKDIQLAVFRGSGAAASVVENAGAARIRGVELEAMARPAEFLTVNASFAILDAKYKSFIDAGQQVANNRAFPHTPKYSASIGVDWKVTEGDWGKFNLVSDLNYVDKYYTYPYALRAPGASDQTAQTTLSQGRTIVNLRGVVSDVPLGGVNAQFSLWVKNLFKENNPTNFIDFGPSFGGLTVAYYPDPRTYGITAGVRF; this is encoded by the coding sequence ATGCATATCACCCGTTTCAACCGTGGGGCGAGCGTTCTCGCGCTTACGATGATGCTCGGATCGGCGCCGGCGTTCGCGCAGGAGGCCGCGACACCCAGCAGTGGCCTGGAAGATATCGTCGTCACCGCGCAGAAGCGCGCCGAAAACGTGCAGCAGGTGCCGATCGCGATTTCGGCGGTCAATGCGGACTTCCTGAAGGCGCGCGACATCAGTTCGATCGACCAGCTTGGTTCGATCGCCCCGAACATGAAGATCGAACGCGCACCGTCGAACAAGACGATCACCCAGATCGCGATCCGCGGTTCGGTGACGATCAACCCGTCGATCACCTGGGAACCGGCGGTCGGCCTGTATGTCGATGGCGTCTATATCGCCAAGGCGCAGGGTTCGATCTTCGATATCGCCGATCTGGAACGCGTCGAAGTGCTGCGCGGGCCGCAGGGCACGCTCTACGGCCGCAACACGCTGGCCGGCGCGGTGAACCTCGTCACCAAGAAGCCATCGGGCGAACTGGGTGGTTCGGCTGAAATCACGTATGGCAATTTCGATTACTGGAAGGCCAAGGCCGTCCTCGATCTGCCCCAGATGGGCATTTTCTCGGCCAAGCTGTCCGGCCAGATCCAGAAGCGGGACGGGTTCACCCGGATTGATCCGGTCACCGGTTTCACCCCGCCGCAGATCAAGGATACCAACGATCTCGATAATCAGAGCTTCATGGTCCAGTTGCGCGCGGCGCCAACGGAAAATCTGACGCTCGATTATGCGTATGATTATACCAACTACAACCAGCGGCCCGATTATGCGCAGCTGTACCAGGTCAATCGCAATGGTGGGCCGGGTGATATCTTCGATCCCAACGCCGCAGCGCTACCGGGTGTACCGGGAAGCGGCTATTCCGGTATCCCGCTCTATCTCTTCGCCAACAAGGATCGGCAGAGCACGGGCAGCATCGACGGCGATGTGTACGAAAAGACGCGCACGCAGGGCCATGCGCTGACGGCTACGCTGGACCTCGGCTCGGCGACGCTGAAATCGATCAGCGCTTATCGCAAGCTCAAGTTCAACGACAATCTCGATCTCGATGGCTCGCCGCTCGATATCGCACTGACGCAGCGCAACACCAAATATCGTTCGTTCAGTCAGGAATTTCAGATTTCCGGCGCGACACTGGATGATCGCCTGAAATATGTCGCTGGCGTCTATTACTTCAAGGACAAGGCCGAGACGGACAACCCGCAGAGCTTCTTCTTCCACACGGCGAACTATGATTCATTCTATGGATCGCACACGGAAGCCTATGCGGCTTACGCACAGGTCGATTTCAGCGTCACCGATAAGCTCGTGCTGACCGGCGGCCTTCGCTACAATCACGAAAAGAAGGACATCAAGCGCTTCCTGGCGCTGAATGGTGGAACGCCCTTCATCGACGTCGATTATGGCGAAGTGCCGGACGCAAAGTATAACAACCTCAGCCCCGCCGCGACGATCCGGTACGAGATCACTGATCGCGTCAACGTCTATGCGCGTTATGCCAAGGGCTTCAAGTCGGGTGGCTATAACGGCGAAACCAACGAAGTCGCGGCACCGACTGCGGCTTGTCCGTCCGGTGCGACCGAGGTTTGCTTCCCCTACAAGCCCGAAAAGGTCGACAGCTACGAAATCGGCTTCAAGTCGCGTATGCTGGACAACAAGCTTCAGCTAAACGTCGCGGCGTTCTGGGACGAACATAAGGACATCCAGCTGGCCGTGTTCCGCGGTTCGGGCGCGGCGGCTTCGGTGGTGGAAAATGCCGGTGCTGCGCGCATTCGCGGTGTCGAGCTTGAAGCGATGGCCCGCCCGGCGGAGTTTCTTACGGTCAATGCGTCGTTCGCGATCCTCGACGCCAAGTATAAGTCGTTCATCGATGCCGGTCAGCAGGTCGCCAACAACCGCGCTTTCCCGCACACGCCCAAATATTCGGCGTCGATCGGTGTCGACTGGAAGGTGACTGAAGGCGATTGGGGCAAGTTCAACCTTGTTTCCGATCTGAACTATGTCGATAAATATTATACCTACCCCTATGCGCTTCGTGCTCCGGGCGCATCCGATCAGACGGCGCAGACCACCTTGTCGCAGGGCCGCACCATCGTGAACCTGCGTGGTGTTGTCTCCGATGTTCCGCTGGGCGGCGTGAATGCGCAGTTCTCGCTGTGGGTGAAGAACCTGTTCAAGGAAAACAACCCGACCAACTTCATCGATTTCGGCCCCAGCTTTGGTGGCCTGACGGTAGCTTATTATCCGGATCCGCGGACGTACGGCATCACTGCCGGTGTTCGCTTCTAA
- a CDS encoding SRPBCC domain-containing protein: MDVAQTDGMALDPANIVRSERIEIDAPASIVWEILTDFAAYKAWNPFCVECDSKLEMGAAVNMKLASYTMPGQIVPNVEYICAIEPERLISWELPYMEIWPYPARRDQIIEPLGDDRCSYISTDAFFQDNGTHVMRFCGDWVKRAFDDTAIALKARAEEMHASRKAG; this comes from the coding sequence ATGGATGTGGCCCAGACGGACGGAATGGCTCTCGATCCCGCGAATATCGTGCGATCCGAACGCATTGAAATCGACGCCCCCGCCAGCATCGTCTGGGAAATTCTCACTGACTTTGCCGCCTACAAGGCATGGAACCCGTTCTGCGTCGAATGCGACAGCAAGCTCGAAATGGGCGCGGCCGTGAACATGAAACTGGCTAGCTACACCATGCCCGGCCAGATCGTTCCCAACGTCGAATATATCTGCGCGATCGAACCGGAACGGCTGATTTCGTGGGAATTGCCTTATATGGAAATCTGGCCTTATCCCGCCCGGCGCGACCAGATCATCGAGCCACTGGGTGATGATCGTTGTTCCTACATCAGCACGGATGCCTTCTTTCAGGACAATGGCACGCATGTGATGCGGTTCTGCGGCGATTGGGTGAAGCGGGCTTTTGACGATACCGCGATCGCGCTGAAGGCGCGTGCAGAGGAGATGCACGCAAGCCGGAAGGCTGGCTGA